CAGCGGCTGGTCGCCTTGGGGGTCGCACAGCGGGTGCCGCGGCTGGGACGCGGGCACGGATTCGCGTTCACCGACTTCAACGCCCGCCAGTGGCCGCGGGCGCTGCTGAGCAGGGCGCCACACCGGCCCGACGCGCCTCTCGACGGCGCGGCCCCGCTCGCCGTCGTGCTCTGGCGCGTCCTGCGCATCCTCGGCCTCGCCACGTTCAGCCTCCCGGCCGGAACCCGCGCGTGGCTGGAGGCCGTCGATCCGCCGCCCGGGATCGGCCCGCTCCTGCGGGCCCTCCCCGCAGCACGGACCTGACCGGCCCGGACCCGCACTTCGCTTCACCCCGCACGAGGGGCACCTCGCCGTGCCCTGTCTTTGCCCTGTTTCCGTTCGCTCACAGGAGGTTTCACGCATGCGCAGGTATTCGTTCCCGCGTCGCCGCCGGCGCGGCTCGGCGGCGATCGCGCTCGTCGCGGCCGCGGTGCTGGCCGGCACCGCGGGGTGCGGGCTGCTCGGCGGTTCCGAACCGGCCCGGGGGCCGGGCGGGCGCGATCCCGTCGTCGTGGCCGAGATGCCGCTGATGGACGTCGCGCCGCTGCACCTGGGCCTCGACCGCGGGTTCTTCGCCGACGCAGGCGTGACGGTCACGACGGCGACCGCGGCCAGCGGCCAAGGCGCCATCGCCAAACTCGTCTCCGACGAAGTCGCCATCGCCTACGCCAGCGACGTCGCCGCGGTGCTGGCCGCGGCCGGCAAGGCCGGCGATTTCGCCATCATCGCCGAAGCCTCGTCGGCGCCGCCGAAAACCCTCGAGCTGGTCGTGCCGAAAAACAGCCCGATCAAGTCCGTGAACGACTTGCCGGGCAAAAGGATCGCGATCAACGCGAAGCACGGGCTCAGCGACACTCTCGTCATGGCCGCCCTCACCGCCCGCGGGGTCAAGGTCGGCTACGACGACATCCAGTGGGCGGAGATGCCGTTCCCGAGCATGGCCGGGGCGCTGCGCCGGGGCGACGTCGACGCGGCGTCGACCGTGGAGCCGTTCGTCACCGAAGCAGCGAAGGACGGGGCCGAGGAGGTGCTCGACCTCGCGTCCGGAGACACCAAGGATTTCCCGGTGTCGTGCTATCTCGCGAAAAAATCGTGGGTCCGCAGTCATCCGGCCGAGGTCGCGGCGTTCCGCGCCGGACTGCGCCGCGCCGTCGATCTCGCCCGCAACGACCCCGGCACGGTCCGTGCGGTCGTCGCCGGCTACGCGAAGATCAAGCCCGACGACGCCCAACTGGTCAAGCTGCCGGATTTCCGTGCCGACATCGCACCCGTCGCGCTGCAACGCGTGCCCGACCTGCTCAAAAGCTACGGGGTGATCGACAAACGATTCGACATCACGACCCTGATCCTCAATCCCTGACCCGACCGGCGGCGGCCGTGTCGCCCTCCAGCACCGGCGGGCGGCGAGGCCGGGCGCCCCGGCCCGCCGGCGGATGCGAAGGGTTGCGGCTGCGGCGAGCGCGGCGCGGAGGCTGCGGGCGTCACTGAGCTCCTCCCTGGGTTCCTTGTTCTGTCCGGCGAGCAGCGCGGCAAGTCGGCGTTCGAGCAGTCATCGGTTTCCGTTCCTCTCGCGGTGGTCTCCGGGGACGGCTGTGTCGCGGTCGGGGTCGGCGGGCGCGCGGGCGGCTTCTTCGCCGGCCCGGGCCGCGTCGCCGGAGGCTGCGCCGGCGGGTGTGCTGTCGAGATCGGCAAGGGCGGCCCGGAGTTCTTTCTCGGTGTGGGGCGACTGGATGCGTTCGACGCGCGGGAGCAGGGCGAGCAGCCGCGCGCGGGCGGCGCCGGGATCGCCGCGGCGGGCCTGGATCCCGGCGACCTGGACCGCGGCCTTCACGAGCTGGGGCAGGTCGCCGATGCTGTCCAGGTAGCGGATTGCCTCGTGCAGTTCCCGCCACGCCTGGTTCTCGCGGCCGAGCCTGATCAGGATCGCGCCGCGCCGCTGCAACGCCATTGCCGCGCCGCGCGGCTGGTCGATCTCGAGGTGCTTGTCGATGCTGCGCTGGTAGAGGGCCAGGGCGAGCTCGAGGTCGCCGTGGTCGCGGGCGGCGCGCGCCATGCGGGAGCAGGAGGTGGCCAGCGTCGGTCCGTGCTGTTCGCGCTCGTCGATCTCCAGCGCGGCCTGGTGATGCTTCTCCGCGTTCTCGGTCTGGCCCGTCTCGAGGGCGATGAATCCCAGCTGCAGCAGCATCAGCGCCTCGGCCGGAGCGTTCCGGCATTCCCGCGCCGCTGCGAGCCCGATCTCGCACAGGTCGCGGAACGAGTCGTAGTCGCGCACGTGCAGGAAGAAACCCCACGCCGCCTCGGCCAGTCGCCACAGTTCCTCGTTGAATCCGTGGGCGGCGGCCTGGGCGGCGACGGCGTGGACGGAGTCGCGGTACTGGTGCCACCACTGCATCGCCGTGCCCGGGTCGTCGGCGAACACCGCGGTGTCGACGGCGTCGGCGGCGGCGTCGAGGCGGGCCCGGTGCTCGTGGACGACGCGGCTGCCTGCGTCGGTTTTGTCACCGAGCGCCTGGACGCAGCGGGGCAGGACGTCGGCGAGGTCCGGCTGGTCTCGTGCGCGGACGCCGGCGTCGGGCCAGACCATCTTCGACAGCGCCACGCCCTCGCCGCAGGAGGCGTCGAGCAGGTTTTGCTCGTCCAGATCCGCGATGTCGGCGGCCGCTGCCTCGCGCGTGCAGTGGAGCGCCTCGGCGAGCACGTCGAGGTCGTGGGGGACACGGGCCAGCAGGCCCAGGGCACGGTAGGTGCGCCGGGCCGACTCCGGAAGGGCGCTGAAGGACGCGTCGAAAACCTTGGCCGCGTCGGCGAATTCTCCGGTGAGCCGGGGCCGGGCGGTTCTGCGGCGGCCGCGGCGGGTCACCGCTTCGATGGCGAGGAAGAGCGGGTTTCCGTGGCAGCGCTGGAGGACGGCTTCGAGGTCGTCCTCGGCGATCTGTCCGGGGCGGATGCGTTCCCGGACCAGGACGCGGGCCTGCTCGTCGGGGAGGCCGCCGAGCACGAGGATGTCCGCGCCGTCGAGTTCGAGTCCGGGCAGCCGGGACCTGCTGGTGACGAGCACGACGGCGCCGGGGGCGCCCGGCAGCAGGGCGCGGACGTCGGCGCTGCGCTCGGCGTCGTCGAGCAGGACGGCGATTCTCCGGCCGTCGGTCATCGCCCGGTAGGCATTGCCCCGCAGGATCGGGGAGTGCGGGATCTCGGGCAACGGGACGCCCAGTCCGGAGAGGAAGCCGTGCAGCAGCACCCCGATCTCGGCGCTCTCGGCGTCGAGGCTCGCGTACAGGATCCCGTCGGGGAACCGCTCGCGGCGCGTGTGCAGCCAATGCAGGGCCGTCGCCGACTTGCCGGTGCCGCCGAGCCCGGTGAGCACGGCCACCGACGGGCCCGGGCCGGTGCGGGCGGCGATCTCGTCGAGCGCGGCGAGTTCGGCGTCGCGGCCGACGAGCAGCGGCGGCGGGGGCGGGAGCTGGACCGGCCCGCGCGCGGGGACCGGGCGGCCGGTCACGGTTCCCGCCCCGGAGGCTCGGCATCCGCGGCGGGCGGTGTGTGCGCGGTGTCGGGAGGCGCGGCGGCCGCCGGGATCCCATGGGAGCGCAACAGTTTCTTCAGGCAGCGCAGGACGGGCGTCTGACCGCACAGGCGGGCCGGGACCGGCGTGCCGTCGCATCCGGCGAGGGCGCCGGTCGCCGTCATCACCGCGGCGGTCAGCGCAAGCACGGTGCGGGTCGCGCGCGGCCGGCGGCCGCGGGGCGCGCACCGGGGCTGCTGTCTCGGGCGGCCGGGAACGCGGTGGTACGCGCGATCGCTGACGGGGTTCATGGGCGGAGCTGTTCTCCTGGGTGTCGGGCGCGCGGTCAGTGCCGGAGATTGCCGAGCGCGAGGGCGGCGATGTCGCGGGCGGATTGGCACGGGTCCTTCTCTCCTTTGTGCACGGCCGATTGGGTGATCGACACGACGAGGGTTTCGCGGTCGCTGGTCCCCATCGCGACGTCGCATTCGCCCCGGCCGGCCCGGGGATCGTCTTCGCCGTAGGCGACGACGGGATACCCGTCGACAGGCGCCAGCGGCAGGAAGAACGGGTAGGCGCCGCCTTTGGCGCGGTAGACAGAGGTCAGGCCGAGGTCGTTGATATCGGGGTACAGCACCGCGACGGACGCCTGGGCGAACCAGCCGCACGCCGGACCGACAGGGCCCTGCGGATCCGCTTGGACGCGCGGACTGGGGCCGAGGAGGCCGGAGATCTGGGCCGGCGTCAGCGTGGCGCACGGGTTCTGCTTGAACCTGGCGGTGTCGAGCGGGTGCGGCACGCTCGGCACGCCAGGCCCCGGAAGCGGTCCTGTGTACGTGGTTGCGGCGGGTGCGGGCGGGAGGTCGTTCCGGGGCGGCTCGGCGCGCGGGGGCTCGGCAGTCCCGGAACAGGCGGCGAGCGCCGTCGCGGCCGCCAGCGCGACGGCGGCCGCCAGCGCGTGTCTCGCCTGTCCGCCGCCTGTGCCGCCGGGGGCAGGCGAGGCGCTGCGGGCCTGGGGTGCGGAGGCGCCGGCCCGGCTCGGGGAGCGCGGCGCCCGGCGGGGGCGGATCCCGGTTCGCGGCGTCATTGTCCGCTCGCGGGGGTCGGTGTGACTGCGTCCGCCGCGTTCTGCAAGGGCGGGGGCCAGGGTTTCGCCGACGGCACTCTCCGGGTGTCGTCTGCGCTGCGGTTCTTGGCCTCGCGGTTGTTGTCCGTGGCGCGGGTGTTGGCGGCGCGAGCGGCGTTGCTGTTCATCGGTGGCGTCGATCTCCTTTGCGTTGAGCGTTTGAACGCGGCGGGCGGTCTGCGGATGCGCCGTGCCGGACGGTGTGCGGCGCGTGCGGTGCGCAGACGACCTGGCACAGGCCGTCTGCGAGGTCGGCTCTGAACGCGACCGCGGGAAATCCCTGGATGGGAGGAAGCGGGCGCCAGAGCCGACGTCGGTTTGCTGTTCTGGCAGTCGGCGCTGAGCCCTTGGCGGTCCTCGGTGACGTAGCCCGTGCTGATCGCGGAGCCGGAGTCGGTGTTGCTCCGGCGGCGGCTCGGTCCGAGCCGGGCGAGGTTCCTGAGCGTGCCCGGCCGCGTCACCGAGACGACGCCTCCCACCGGGTCCGCGGTCAGCGCGGTCTGGCACGGATCGCCGGAAAGGGCGCTCGCCGGCAACGGAGTCTCCGCTTTGGGCGCTCTGCTGTGCGGCAGCGCGCCGGTGCGGACGGTCGCGACCGCGACCGCGGGTGCTCGTGCCGGGCCGCGGGAACAGGCGGCGGCGAGGACGACGGACCCGGGGACGAGC
Above is a window of Amycolatopsis sp. AA4 DNA encoding:
- a CDS encoding tetratricopeptide repeat protein gives rise to the protein MTGRPVPARGPVQLPPPPPLLVGRDAELAALDEIAARTGPGPSVAVLTGLGGTGKSATALHWLHTRRERFPDGILYASLDAESAEIGVLLHGFLSGLGVPLPEIPHSPILRGNAYRAMTDGRRIAVLLDDAERSADVRALLPGAPGAVVLVTSRSRLPGLELDGADILVLGGLPDEQARVLVRERIRPGQIAEDDLEAVLQRCHGNPLFLAIEAVTRRGRRRTARPRLTGEFADAAKVFDASFSALPESARRTYRALGLLARVPHDLDVLAEALHCTREAAAADIADLDEQNLLDASCGEGVALSKMVWPDAGVRARDQPDLADVLPRCVQALGDKTDAGSRVVHEHRARLDAAADAVDTAVFADDPGTAMQWWHQYRDSVHAVAAQAAAHGFNEELWRLAEAAWGFFLHVRDYDSFRDLCEIGLAAARECRNAPAEALMLLQLGFIALETGQTENAEKHHQAALEIDEREQHGPTLATSCSRMARAARDHGDLELALALYQRSIDKHLEIDQPRGAAMALQRRGAILIRLGRENQAWRELHEAIRYLDSIGDLPQLVKAAVQVAGIQARRGDPGAARARLLALLPRVERIQSPHTEKELRAALADLDSTPAGAASGDAARAGEEAARAPADPDRDTAVPGDHRERNGNR
- a CDS encoding DUF3558 family protein, translated to MPPGNRGPRREPERIRPMPRVRRARPRVRRPRRRLFPRPGTSTRGRGRDRPHRRAAAQQSAQSGDSVAGERPFRRSVPDRADRGPGGRRRLGDAAGHAQEPRPARTEPPPEQHRLRLRDQHGLRHRGPPRAQRRLPEQQTDVGSGARFLPSRDFPRSRSEPTSQTACARSSAHRTRRTPSGTAHPQTARRVQTLNAKEIDATDEQQRRSRRQHPRHGQQPRGQEPQRRRHPESAVGETLAPALAERGGRSHTDPRERTMTPRTGIRPRRAPRSPSRAGASAPQARSASPAPGGTGGGQARHALAAAVALAAATALAACSGTAEPPRAEPPRNDLPPAPAATTYTGPLPGPGVPSVPHPLDTARFKQNPCATLTPAQISGLLGPSPRVQADPQGPVGPACGWFAQASVAVLYPDINDLGLTSVYRAKGGAYPFFLPLAPVDGYPVVAYGEDDPRAGRGECDVAMGTSDRETLVVSITQSAVHKGEKDPCQSARDIAALALGNLRH
- a CDS encoding ABC transporter substrate-binding protein, producing the protein MRRYSFPRRRRRGSAAIALVAAAVLAGTAGCGLLGGSEPARGPGGRDPVVVAEMPLMDVAPLHLGLDRGFFADAGVTVTTATAASGQGAIAKLVSDEVAIAYASDVAAVLAAAGKAGDFAIIAEASSAPPKTLELVVPKNSPIKSVNDLPGKRIAINAKHGLSDTLVMAALTARGVKVGYDDIQWAEMPFPSMAGALRRGDVDAASTVEPFVTEAAKDGAEEVLDLASGDTKDFPVSCYLAKKSWVRSHPAEVAAFRAGLRRAVDLARNDPGTVRAVVAGYAKIKPDDAQLVKLPDFRADIAPVALQRVPDLLKSYGVIDKRFDITTLILNP